A part of Gossypium hirsutum isolate 1008001.06 chromosome A07, Gossypium_hirsutum_v2.1, whole genome shotgun sequence genomic DNA contains:
- the LOC107926536 gene encoding phenolic glucoside malonyltransferase 1 — MDMVFYNKRNRMEILEVTQVTPTFNSPKSTTEFRLPLTFSDIIWFKFPPVERLFFYQFDELTPACFNSVILPKLKRSLSLTLVHYLPLAGNLKWPPNEPKPIILYTPNDGVSLTVAHSDADFNILSSDGVYDAAELHPLKPDLVISDVSASAIALQVTLFPNKGFCIGITAHHAVLDGQTTTMFIKSWAYICKQGNDENSPLPPELTPVFDRSVLKGPDGLDMLYLNQWLASSWSDSDTSKKSLKIMTSAGGGGAASDLVRATFEITREDFKKLRERVLSKLSDSAKEVHLSTFVLSFAYVATCMTKARRDGDRKVAFAFTADCRPRLNPPVSQNYFGNCNRPKIEVAKARDFLDENGFVFAVQKTSGMVKALTERWVLEGMEKMLSYCFDVLKEASESKLQIISVAGSPRFGVYGIDFGWGKPQKVVVVSIDKSGAISMAESRDGSGGVEIGLALNKHEMNNFSWLFPRYVKREGLF, encoded by the coding sequence ATGGATATGGTCTTTTATAATAAACGAAACAGAATGGAAATTCTTGAGGTGACCCAAGTTACCCCAACCTTTAACTCACCAAAATCAACGACTGAGTTCCGTCTTCCACTCACTTTCTCCGACATAATCTGGTTCAAGTTTCCTCCTGTTGAGCGCCTCTTCTTTTACCAATTCGACGAGTTAACCCCTGCCTGTTTCAACTCAGTTATCCTCCCAAAACTCAAGCGCTCTCTTTCTCTCACACTCGTCCATTACCTCCCCCTCGCTGGCAATCTCAAGTGGCCACCAAACGAACCTAAACCCATCATTTTATACACTCCAAACGATGGAGTTTCCCTCACAGTTGCCCACTCCGATGCCGACTTTAACATCCTCTCCAGCGATGGGGTCTATGACGCTGCTGAGTTGCATCCTCTCAAACCTGACCTCGTAATTTCAGATGTTTCGGCATCAGCTATAGCTTTGCAAGTAACCCTTTTCCCAAATAAGGGGTTTTGCATAGGAATCACAGCTCACCATGCAGTTCTTGATGGCCAAACCACAACCATGTTCATCAAATCTTGGGCTTATATATGCAAGCAAGGCAACGACGAGAACTCACCCTTGCCACCTGAGCTAACCCCAGTTTTCGACAGATCTGTTCTCAAAGGTCCTGATGGGCTTGACATGTTATATTTGAACCAGTGGTTAGCTAGTAGCTGGTCAGACTCAGATACAAGTAAGAAAAGCCTGAAAATCATGACAAGTGCAGGAGGAGGAGGAGCAGCATCAGATCTAGTTCGAGCAACGTTTGAGATTACTCGTGAAGATTTCAAAAAGTTAAGAGAAAGGGTGTTATCTAAACTATCAGATAGTGCGAAAGAAGTGCATCTATCAACTTTTGTGCTTTCGTTTGCTTATGTAGCAACTTGCATGACGAAAGCTAGAAGAGATGGAGATAGAAAAGTTGCTTTCGCATTCACAGCTGATTGCAGGCCACGATTAAACCCTCCTGTCTCACAAAACTATTTTGGAAACTGTAATAGACCTAAAATTGAAGTGGCGAAAGCAAGGGATTTCCTTGATGAAAACGGATTTGTTTTTGCTGTTCAGAAAACAAGTGGGATGGTTAAAGCTTTAACGGAGAGATGGGTTCTTGAAGGAATGGAAAAGATGCTATCATATTGTTTCGATGTTCTTAAAGAAGCATCTGAGTCAAAGCTTCAAATTATATCTGTTGCAGGGTCGCCTCGATTTGGTGTTTATGGAATAGATTTTGGATGGGGCAAACCCCAGAAGGTGGTAGTTGTTTCCATTGATAAGAGTGGAGCTATTTCCATGGCAGAAAGTAGAGATGGGAGCGGGGGGGTTGAAATTGGTTTGGCTTTAAATAAGCACGAGATGAACAATTTTTCTTGGTTGTTTCCTAGATACGTTAAACGGGagggtttattttaa